A DNA window from Arachis duranensis cultivar V14167 chromosome 3, aradu.V14167.gnm2.J7QH, whole genome shotgun sequence contains the following coding sequences:
- the LOC107477653 gene encoding J domain-containing protein spf31, producing MGETSSTVDDDFLLKAFFAEVSEVERDNEVLRILSCFKLNPFEYLNLPFDSSIDDVKKQYRKLSLMVHPDKCNHPQAKEAFGALAKAQQLLLDQNERDYLLSQVNSAKEELRAKRKKQLKKDTASKIKSLVEEGKYDQQYEKSEEFQQELKMKVRELLTEQEWRRRKMQMRISEEEGRLKKDEEEQKEMWKRKREHEEEWEGTREKRVSSWRDFMKGGKKTKKGEIRPPKLKTEDPNKSYVQRPVKRG from the exons ATGGGAGAGACGAGCTCCACCGTCGACGACGATTTTCTTCTCAAAGCTTTCTTCGCCGAAGTCAGCGAGGTTGAGAGAGATAACGAAGTCCTCAG GATTTTGTCTTGCTTTAAGCTAAATCCATTTGAGTATCTGAACCTACCATTTGATTCATCGATTGATGATGTGAAAAAGCAATACCGTAAG TTGTCATTGATGGTTCACCCTGACAAGTGTAACCATCCACAGGCAAAGGAGGCTTTTGGAG CACTAGCCAAAGCTCAGCAATTATTACTTGATCAAAATGAAAGAGATTACCTTCTTAGCCAAGTTAATTCAGCAAAAG AAGAACTTAGAGCCAAGAGGAAGAAGCAGTTGAAGAAAGATACAGCATCGAAAATTAAGTCTTTGGTTGAAGAG GGAAAATATGACCAGCAATATGAAAAATCAGAAGAGTTCCAGCAAGAGCTGAAAATGAAGGTTCGTGAGCTATTAACAGAACAAGAATGGAGGAGACGAAAAATGCAAATGAGG ATATCAGAGGAGGAAGGCAGATTAAAAAAGGATgaagaggaacaaaaagagatGTGGAAAAGAAAGCGTGAACATGAGGAAGAGTGGGAAGGAACGAGAGAAAAGAGG GTGTCAAGTTGGAGAGATTTTATGAAGGGTGGAAAGAAG ACTAAGAAAGGAGAAATTCGCCCCCCAAAGCTCAAGACAGAAGATCCCAACAAATCCTATGTTCAGAGACCGGTTAAGAGAGGTTAG